A window of Mesoplasma chauliocola contains these coding sequences:
- a CDS encoding glycoside hydrolase family 1 protein — protein sequence MKFIKDDFLWGGATAASQVEGAYNEGGKTLTMLEMKPFTPIKDRTAIHFGGNTKDDYLKAIENKENLHYPKRFGIDFYHRYKEDIVLFKEAGMGIYRMSIAWSRIFPYGDDEKPNQSGIDFYRNVFEECKKAGIKVMVTMHHFDTPYEITKKYGGWTNRIVIDLFVKYAETLFKEFDNVVDFWLPFNEINVAIWSTEVGLGVFESDFKSKNERDQAAYQGLHHQFIAQAKVIELGKKMCKPETKFGCMVANITTYSLDCNPINEMANLKSQQLSRWFFYDVVAKGEYPTYIKRYFAENNINIKMENNDEKFLKNNTVDFISFSYYMSATVAVQGNDKASGNVSTGGKNPFLEATEWGWQIDPIGLRVSLNQMWDRYQKPLFISENGIGVLENLNSKNTVEDDYRIEYLSKHFEQISEAIKDGVDVFGYTMWTPIDVVSASTNEMSKRYGIIYVDYDDYHNGTGNRFKKKSFYWFQNFMKTKEL from the coding sequence ATGAAATTTATTAAAGACGATTTTTTATGAGGTGGCGCAACCGCAGCATCTCAAGTAGAAGGAGCATATAATGAAGGTGGCAAAACCTTAACAATGCTAGAAATGAAACCTTTTACTCCAATTAAGGATAGAACTGCTATTCATTTTGGGGGGAATACAAAAGACGATTACTTAAAAGCTATTGAAAACAAGGAAAATTTACATTACCCAAAAAGATTTGGAATAGATTTTTATCACAGATATAAAGAAGATATTGTATTATTTAAAGAAGCAGGAATGGGCATTTATAGAATGTCAATTGCGTGATCAAGAATATTTCCATATGGTGATGATGAAAAACCAAATCAATCAGGTATAGATTTTTATAGAAATGTTTTTGAAGAATGCAAAAAAGCAGGAATTAAAGTAATGGTAACTATGCACCACTTTGATACACCTTATGAAATTACAAAAAAATACGGTGGCTGAACAAATAGAATAGTGATAGATCTATTTGTTAAGTATGCTGAAACTTTATTTAAAGAGTTTGATAATGTTGTAGATTTTTGATTACCTTTTAATGAAATTAATGTTGCAATTTGAAGTACAGAAGTTGGTCTAGGAGTTTTTGAATCAGATTTTAAAAGTAAAAATGAAAGAGATCAAGCAGCTTATCAAGGACTACACCATCAATTTATTGCACAAGCAAAAGTTATTGAATTAGGTAAAAAGATGTGTAAGCCAGAAACTAAATTTGGGTGTATGGTTGCAAACATAACAACTTACTCACTAGACTGTAACCCTATAAATGAAATGGCAAACTTAAAATCACAACAATTGTCTCGTTGATTTTTTTATGATGTAGTTGCTAAAGGTGAATACCCTACTTACATTAAAAGATATTTTGCTGAAAATAACATAAATATCAAAATGGAAAATAATGATGAAAAATTTTTAAAAAACAATACTGTTGATTTTATTTCATTTAGCTATTACATGTCTGCTACTGTTGCTGTTCAAGGAAATGACAAGGCATCAGGTAATGTTTCAACTGGTGGAAAAAATCCATTCCTAGAAGCAACAGAATGAGGATGACAAATTGATCCTATTGGTTTAAGAGTCTCTTTAAACCAAATGTGAGATAGATATCAGAAACCCTTATTTATTTCAGAAAATGGTATAGGTGTATTAGAAAATCTGAATTCTAAAAATACTGTTGAAGACGATTATCGAATTGAATATTTGAGTAAACACTTTGAACAAATTAGTGAAGCAATCAAGGATGGTGTTGATGTGTTTGGTTACACAATGTGAACTCCTATTGATGTAGTGTCTGCTTCAACTAATGAAATGTCAAAACGTTATGGAATTATTTATGTTGATTATGATGATTATCACAATGGAACAGGTAATAGATTTAAAAAGAAATCATTTTACTGATTCCAAAATTTTATGAAAACTAAAGAATTATAA
- a CDS encoding sulfite exporter TauE/SafE family protein: MIFLLFFAVATISILGSLSGVGGGVLFIPLFMLVLKDQSNENIKFLSTWLVLIGALINVLIELARKSVNPLVILVGCCFSLPAIFLGNFINSKMDQIVSQIIIVIFLSIVCIVLISQDLFLKNKKSFECNKNNRSKFKIRINNFNDKRINWIFLGMISFIGGIITSLTGMGGGPILMPALILIFSLSMKEAAPISHSLIMVSSTFSIATNYEKFKDSEFAMKYILPLSFAVGIAMFISFFAKKIIKNERYIKWLLIILMIFSIMKMLFDILS, from the coding sequence ATGATTTTTCTTTTATTCTTTGCTGTTGCAACAATTTCAATATTAGGTTCTTTATCAGGAGTTGGTGGAGGGGTTTTATTTATTCCTCTATTCATGTTAGTTTTAAAAGATCAATCAAACGAAAATATAAAGTTTTTATCAACTTGGTTAGTTCTAATTGGAGCTCTAATAAATGTTTTAATAGAATTAGCAAGAAAAAGTGTTAATCCATTAGTTATTTTAGTTGGTTGTTGTTTTTCTCTTCCTGCAATATTTTTGGGAAATTTTATTAATTCAAAAATGGATCAAATAGTTTCACAAATTATTATTGTTATATTTTTGTCTATTGTTTGTATAGTTTTAATCAGTCAAGATTTATTTTTAAAAAATAAAAAAAGTTTTGAGTGTAATAAAAATAACCGTTCAAAATTTAAAATAAGAATTAATAATTTTAATGATAAAAGAATTAATTGAATTTTTTTAGGTATGATTTCTTTTATTGGCGGAATAATTACATCCTTAACTGGCATGGGGGGTGGGCCCATATTAATGCCTGCATTAATATTAATTTTTTCATTATCAATGAAAGAAGCTGCACCAATTTCTCATTCACTAATAATGGTTTCCAGCACTTTTTCAATAGCAACAAATTATGAAAAATTTAAAGATAGTGAATTTGCCATGAAATATATCCTTCCATTATCATTTGCAGTAGGTATAGCAATGTTTATTAGTTTTTTTGCTAAAAAAATAATAAAAAATGAAAGATATATAAAATGGTTACTAATAATTTTAATGATTTTCTCTATTATGAAAATGTTATTTGATATATTGAGTTAA
- a CDS encoding SUMF1/EgtB/PvdO family nonheme iron enzyme has protein sequence MVKFESGYFTMGNPKKNGFPTDLEFPLKKVKVNSFLIDETSVTNKEFSLFIKETGYITTAEKNGFSFVFHLQLTEAEISKNERHEKMFWWVKVKGANWRTPLGRNNQLHEIENLPVVHVSYEDAVNYCKWANKRLPTEAEWDYAFLKSEFPNIGFNIFEGVFPEKSNKNVGPWEVKAIKSANNNMFQMQGNVWEWCANERWLEIEEFNQPSKTIWERNMNNYSISKALKGGSFLCHDTYCKRYEFGSRNGTKPLSTSSNISFRCVKD, from the coding sequence ATGGTTAAGTTTGAATCAGGTTATTTTACAATGGGCAATCCAAAGAAAAATGGTTTTCCAACCGATCTAGAATTCCCTTTAAAAAAAGTTAAAGTCAATTCGTTTTTAATTGATGAAACATCAGTTACAAATAAAGAATTTTCATTATTTATCAAAGAAACTGGATATATTACAACAGCTGAAAAAAATGGTTTTTCATTTGTATTTCATTTACAGTTAACAGAAGCTGAAATTTCTAAAAATGAAAGGCATGAAAAGATGTTTTGATGAGTAAAAGTAAAAGGAGCAAATTGGAGAACACCTCTTGGAAGAAATAATCAGTTACATGAAATTGAAAATTTGCCTGTTGTTCATGTTTCCTACGAAGATGCTGTCAATTATTGTAAATGAGCAAATAAAAGATTGCCAACAGAGGCTGAATGAGATTATGCTTTTTTAAAATCAGAATTTCCTAATATTGGCTTTAATATTTTTGAAGGAGTTTTTCCTGAAAAAAGCAATAAAAATGTAGGCCCATGAGAAGTTAAAGCAATTAAATCAGCTAATAATAATATGTTTCAAATGCAAGGAAATGTTTGAGAGTGATGTGCTAATGAAAGATGATTAGAAATTGAAGAATTTAATCAACCTAGTAAAACTATTTGAGAAAGAAATATGAATAATTATTCTATTTCAAAAGCACTTAAAGGTGGATCATTTTTATGCCATGATACTTATTGCAAAAGATACGAGTTTGGCTCAAGAAATGGTACAAAACCACTATCAACATCTAGCAATATAAGTTTTAGATGTGTAAAGGATTAA
- a CDS encoding sulfatase-like hydrolase/transferase: protein MKAIIIMFDTLAKDFMPMYGNEWVHAPNFKKLSKKMITFNNFYGGSMPCMPARREMHTGKYNFMHRGWGPLEYFDFSVFEELNKNGIYTHLVTDHSHYWEDGGGTYHNRYTTWDGFRGQEGDRWMPREFANIVDNNNVLNKKGDSVVQHFANRFQQIDESEFSTVKTINAGVEFIRKYNKKDNWLLQIECFDPHEPFYVPEKYRKIYESVQIDNLPYFPKYTAVKTDEERSQISQMRKEYAALISMVDNHLGDLIDELEKNNMFEDTLIILNTDHGFLLGEHDWIGKNIMPMYDEIIHTPFMINVPNVRNIEKVDTISQTIDIAPTLLDFFNINCKRDIDGKSLLKVIEKEVQKENEKSQNILFGINGGHICIYDGKYIYMRGSENEEKNKKLTVQTTTFTNMRGFFSIEELKTIKQIPGNKYSDYLPIFEVQKSNYLRSDLLGNLLFDMENDKKQMNPLKNPDIENEMIKKLIIEMEKYEAPQSEFERLGLK, encoded by the coding sequence ATGAAAGCTATAATTATTATGTTTGACACACTTGCTAAAGATTTTATGCCAATGTACGGAAATGAATGAGTGCATGCACCGAATTTTAAGAAATTATCTAAGAAAATGATAACATTTAATAATTTTTATGGAGGTAGCATGCCTTGCATGCCAGCAAGAAGAGAGATGCATACAGGAAAATACAATTTTATGCATAGAGGATGAGGTCCTTTAGAATATTTTGACTTTTCTGTTTTTGAGGAACTAAATAAAAACGGTATTTACACTCACTTAGTTACTGATCACTCTCACTATTGAGAAGACGGTGGTGGAACATATCATAATAGATATACAACTTGGGATGGATTTAGGGGTCAAGAAGGCGATAGATGAATGCCTAGAGAATTTGCTAATATAGTTGATAATAACAATGTTCTTAACAAAAAAGGTGATTCTGTTGTGCAACATTTTGCAAATAGATTTCAACAAATTGATGAAAGTGAATTTTCAACAGTAAAAACTATAAATGCAGGAGTAGAATTTATAAGAAAATATAACAAAAAGGATAACTGATTACTGCAAATTGAATGTTTTGATCCGCATGAACCATTTTATGTTCCAGAAAAATATAGAAAAATTTATGAATCGGTTCAAATAGATAATTTACCTTATTTTCCAAAATATACTGCAGTTAAAACTGATGAAGAAAGATCTCAGATATCACAAATGAGAAAAGAATACGCTGCTTTGATTTCAATGGTTGATAATCATCTTGGTGATCTTATAGATGAACTGGAAAAAAATAATATGTTTGAAGATACTTTAATAATTTTGAATACTGATCATGGTTTTCTTTTAGGCGAACATGACTGAATCGGAAAAAATATTATGCCTATGTATGATGAAATAATCCATACACCTTTTATGATAAATGTGCCTAACGTTAGAAATATTGAAAAGGTTGACACAATTTCGCAAACAATTGATATTGCACCAACTTTATTAGACTTTTTTAATATTAATTGTAAAAGAGATATAGATGGAAAATCTTTGTTAAAAGTAATAGAAAAAGAAGTTCAAAAAGAAAATGAAAAATCGCAAAATATACTTTTTGGTATTAACGGAGGACATATATGTATTTATGATGGAAAATATATATACATGAGAGGGTCTGAAAATGAAGAAAAAAATAAAAAGTTAACAGTTCAAACAACGACATTTACGAATATGAGAGGTTTCTTTTCTATAGAAGAACTAAAAACAATTAAGCAAATCCCTGGAAACAAGTATTCAGATTATTTACCAATATTTGAAGTTCAAAAATCAAATTATTTAAGAAGTGATTTATTAGGTAATTTATTATTTGATATGGAAAATGATAAAAAACAAATGAATCCACTTAAAAATCCGGATATTGAAAATGAAATGATAAAAAAATTAATTATTGAAATGGAAAAATATGAAGCACCACAATCAGAATTTGAAAGATTGGGGTTAAAATAA
- a CDS encoding glucose PTS transporter subunit IIA has product MEIKIYAPVDCEVFSIDKCSDPTFSQKMLGEGILIKPKKGNFVLPFDKAKTAMIFDTKHAYGFDIDGIGVLIHCGLETVNLNGEPFKTSLKPDQILFKGDKIFDVDLKFLKDKGISTETLIVFEGEISEISLKEGTFKKGELICTIIIETNSDTNDNKQKPIILEDALKRGLDTRSKYEILANKIYDLVGGKENYNKYYNCITRLRFDIKMKDLIDEKNIKKLEMVKGINWSGQELQIIFGNEVNNVRSAFDKYSSNPIKVESDTDFKTKVVEKSFGQQFMSMIKGIILPMLPVFMGPALITALKAILEMTGAINVVTTSSLFANYTIFEVFLFTLSLTTGSLIFIFIAYNSTKYFGGNGIYGLMVGLILSAPLLYRGVVQVNPEGVITGIGPWQVVLWSTKSFVEPSSPIPVVWLKIGGLPTSMLSGIMAGYIITKVEKISLKYIPSNAFILVPTAILAVSSSLMFFIFGPLFGLIETFLGQMVGLLIKVPFGLDKFIFGLLWPMLVITGAHVSLIMIIQMPWILDPSNVYISIPIMGVIFLSACGQLGVGIGTLIKTKDPKLKSTIYSAIPASVFGISEPMMYGVNIPNGKSFFLGCFSTAIGAWFLGIIGAEYYRQGGTGIFSAINALGPNADVSSLIVYLLAWVVTISIGITLAILFTETRINEKSTIKKQMKFYKKISQKQIFDVDEKTFEKIEELFNLFDKNNISKIKNLETKYQEANKYEIKISKILSKRNEKRLKLSNKFNKNIDKFDKDKLQSLLDKINLLNDETALNDLRTKIKEIEKEINIEKVEINNFILAAETKINKIEFKKLPDELKINIKNNLFNSINSLYISLDIESKKETLNKKEINKILHKKTK; this is encoded by the coding sequence ATGGAAATAAAAATTTATGCTCCAGTTGATTGTGAAGTTTTTAGTATTGATAAATGTTCGGACCCAACCTTTTCACAAAAAATGCTTGGAGAAGGAATTCTAATTAAGCCAAAAAAAGGAAATTTTGTTTTGCCATTTGATAAAGCAAAGACTGCTATGATTTTTGATACGAAACATGCATATGGTTTTGATATTGATGGTATTGGTGTGCTAATCCATTGTGGACTTGAAACAGTCAATTTAAATGGTGAACCTTTTAAAACAAGTTTAAAACCTGATCAAATACTTTTTAAGGGCGATAAAATTTTTGACGTAGATTTAAAATTTTTAAAAGACAAAGGAATTTCAACAGAAACTTTAATTGTGTTTGAAGGTGAAATTTCAGAAATAAGCCTTAAAGAAGGAACTTTTAAAAAAGGTGAATTAATTTGTACTATTATTATTGAAACAAATTCGGATACTAATGATAACAAACAAAAGCCAATTATTTTAGAAGATGCATTAAAGCGTGGACTTGACACAAGAAGTAAATATGAAATTCTAGCTAATAAAATTTATGATTTAGTTGGTGGAAAAGAAAATTATAATAAGTATTATAATTGCATAACAAGATTACGTTTTGATATAAAAATGAAAGATTTAATTGATGAAAAAAATATTAAAAAATTAGAAATGGTAAAGGGAATTAATTGATCTGGCCAAGAACTTCAAATAATTTTTGGTAATGAAGTAAATAATGTTAGAAGCGCTTTTGACAAATACTCTTCAAATCCTATTAAAGTTGAATCTGATACAGATTTTAAAACAAAAGTAGTAGAAAAAAGTTTTGGACAACAATTTATGTCTATGATTAAGGGAATTATTTTACCGATGTTGCCTGTATTTATGGGTCCAGCGTTAATTACCGCTTTAAAAGCAATTTTAGAAATGACTGGTGCAATTAATGTTGTTACAACTTCTTCATTGTTTGCAAACTACACAATTTTTGAAGTTTTCCTTTTCACGTTATCATTAACAACAGGTTCTTTAATATTCATTTTCATAGCTTATAATTCAACAAAATATTTTGGGGGTAATGGAATTTATGGTCTGATGGTAGGACTTATATTATCGGCTCCATTACTTTATAGAGGAGTTGTTCAAGTTAATCCTGAAGGGGTTATAACAGGAATAGGTCCATGACAAGTTGTTCTATGATCAACAAAAAGTTTTGTAGAACCTTCTTCTCCAATTCCCGTTGTATGACTAAAAATTGGTGGACTTCCAACTTCAATGCTATCTGGTATTATGGCAGGTTATATAATAACTAAAGTTGAAAAAATTAGTTTAAAATACATACCCTCAAATGCGTTTATTTTAGTTCCGACTGCAATATTAGCTGTGTCTTCAAGTTTAATGTTCTTTATATTTGGTCCATTGTTTGGTTTAATTGAGACCTTCTTAGGACAAATGGTGGGATTGTTAATAAAGGTGCCTTTTGGATTAGATAAATTTATATTCGGATTATTATGACCAATGTTAGTAATAACTGGCGCTCACGTGTCACTAATTATGATTATTCAAATGCCTTGAATTTTAGACCCATCAAATGTGTATATTTCAATACCAATTATGGGAGTAATTTTCTTAAGTGCATGTGGTCAATTAGGTGTTGGTATTGGTACTCTTATTAAAACTAAAGATCCAAAATTAAAATCAACAATATATAGTGCTATTCCAGCATCTGTTTTTGGAATAAGTGAGCCTATGATGTATGGAGTTAATATACCAAATGGTAAATCATTCTTTTTAGGTTGTTTCTCAACAGCAATAGGAGCATGGTTCTTAGGAATAATAGGTGCTGAATATTATCGACAAGGTGGAACAGGAATTTTTTCAGCTATTAATGCCTTAGGTCCAAATGCAGATGTTTCTTCACTTATAGTCTATCTTTTAGCATGAGTAGTTACTATATCAATTGGTATTACATTAGCAATTTTATTTACAGAAACAAGAATAAATGAAAAATCAACTATAAAAAAACAAATGAAGTTTTACAAAAAAATTAGCCAAAAACAAATTTTTGATGTTGATGAAAAAACATTTGAAAAAATAGAAGAATTATTTAATTTATTTGACAAAAATAATATTTCCAAAATTAAAAATTTAGAAACTAAATATCAAGAAGCTAATAAATATGAAATTAAAATTAGTAAAATATTAAGTAAAAGAAATGAAAAAAGACTAAAATTATCTAATAAATTTAATAAAAATATAGATAAATTTGATAAAGATAAATTGCAGTCTTTATTAGATAAAATAAATTTATTAAATGATGAAACTGCTTTAAATGATTTAAGAACCAAAATTAAAGAAATAGAAAAAGAAATAAATATAGAAAAAGTTGAAATTAATAATTTTATTTTGGCTGCAGAAACTAAAATAAATAAAATTGAATTTAAAAAATTGCCTGATGAATTAAAAATCAACATAAAAAATAATTTATTTAATTCAATTAATTCACTTTACATTTCTTTAGATATAGAATCAAAAAAAGAAACATTAAATAAAAAAGAAATAAATAAAATATTACACAAAAAAACCAAATAG
- a CDS encoding PTS glucose transporter subunit IIA gives MQLLIVKLLILINFQIEHSHKNVGWRFTYFTEKNKFISPFIEAKTIMIFETKHSYGFHIEGINVLIHCGLENVRLGGRTFKTKLELDKKLRLCDELFDVNLKYLKEKNISAETPITFDKQIQIKSFKEGNYKQGELICTIKFIEEIIEKDNANLINLIHITIGSALERRLIINKNLYKGSKLEACPCQASGMFRIKITTLHMPLILGWEL, from the coding sequence ATGCAACTATTGATTGTGAAATTGTTAATATTGATAAATTTTCAGATCGAACATTCTCACAAAAATGTTGGGTGAAGGTTTACTTATTTTACCGAAAAAAATAAATTTATTTCACCTTTTATTGAAGCCAAAACTATTATGATTTTTGAAACAAAACATTCCTATGGTTTTCATATTGAAGGTATAAATGTTCTCATCCATTGTGGTCTGGAAAATGTTAGATTAGGTGGTAGAACATTTAAAACAAAATTAGAACTTGATAAAAAATTAAGACTATGTGATGAACTTTTTGATGTTAATCTTAAATATTTAAAAGAAAAAAACATTTCCGCTGAAACACCTATTACTTTTGATAAACAAATTCAAATTAAGTCTTTTAAAGAAGGAAATTATAAACAGGGTGAATTAATTTGTACTATTAAATTCATTGAAGAAATTATTGAAAAAGATAACGCAAATTTAATAAATTTGATTCATATTACAATTGGCTCAGCTCTTGAACGCAGACTAATTATTAATAAAAATCTGTATAAAGGAAGCAAATTGGAGGCCTGTCCCTGTCAAGCATCAGGAATGTTTAGAATAAAGATAACAACTCTGCATATGCCCTTGATACTGGGTTGGGAACTTTAA
- the tuf gene encoding elongation factor Tu, translating into MAKEAFDRSLPHVNIGTIGHVDHGKTTLTAAITKVLADKGGAEFKDYANIDNAPEERERGITINTSHVEYKTENRHYAHVDCPGHADYVKNMITGAAQMDGGILVVAATDGPMPQTREHILLSRQVGVPKIVVFLNKCDMVDDEEMIDLVEMEVRDLLSAYDFDGDGAPVIRGSALGALNGEAKWVAAIEELMAAVDEYIPTPTRDSDKTFLMPVEDVFTITGRGTVATGRVERGTIKVNEEVEIVGLVEEAKKCVVTGLEMFRKLLDFAEAGDNVGALLRGVDREGIERGQVLAKTGTIKPHTKLEASVYALTTEEGGRHKPFFNKYRPQFYFRTTDVTGEVTLPAGTDMVMPGDNVEMTIELIKPIAVEDGTKFSIREGGRTIGAGTVISVK; encoded by the coding sequence ATGGCAAAAGAAGCTTTTGACCGTAGTTTACCTCACGTTAACATTGGTACTATTGGACACGTTGACCACGGTAAAACTACATTAACTGCTGCTATTACTAAAGTTTTAGCAGATAAAGGTGGAGCAGAATTCAAAGATTACGCAAATATCGATAACGCTCCAGAAGAAAGAGAACGTGGAATTACAATTAATACTTCACACGTTGAATATAAAACAGAAAACAGACACTACGCACACGTAGATTGTCCAGGACACGCCGATTATGTTAAAAACATGATTACTGGTGCCGCTCAAATGGATGGTGGAATCTTAGTTGTTGCTGCAACTGATGGACCTATGCCTCAAACTCGTGAACATATCTTATTATCAAGACAAGTTGGAGTTCCAAAAATTGTTGTTTTCTTAAACAAATGTGACATGGTTGATGATGAAGAAATGATTGACTTAGTTGAAATGGAAGTTAGAGATTTATTATCTGCTTATGACTTCGATGGAGACGGAGCACCAGTTATTCGTGGTTCAGCTTTAGGAGCATTAAATGGAGAAGCAAAATGAGTTGCAGCTATTGAAGAATTAATGGCAGCTGTTGATGAATACATCCCAACACCTACTCGTGACTCAGATAAAACATTCTTAATGCCAGTTGAAGACGTTTTCACAATTACAGGTCGTGGAACTGTTGCTACTGGTCGTGTAGAACGTGGAACAATTAAAGTTAACGAAGAAGTTGAAATCGTTGGATTAGTTGAAGAAGCTAAAAAATGTGTTGTTACTGGATTAGAAATGTTCAGAAAATTATTAGATTTTGCTGAAGCTGGAGACAACGTTGGAGCATTATTACGTGGTGTTGATAGAGAAGGTATTGAACGTGGACAAGTTTTAGCTAAAACTGGAACTATTAAACCTCATACTAAATTAGAAGCATCAGTTTATGCTTTAACTACTGAAGAAGGTGGACGTCATAAACCATTCTTTAACAAATACCGTCCTCAATTCTACTTCCGTACAACTGATGTTACTGGAGAAGTAACTTTACCAGCTGGTACAGACATGGTTATGCCTGGAGATAACGTTGAAATGACAATTGAATTAATTAAACCAATTGCTGTTGAAGATGGAACTAAATTCTCAATCCGTGAAGGTGGAAGAACTATTGGTGCCGGAACTGTTATTTCAGTTAAATAA